The following nucleotide sequence is from Macaca fascicularis isolate 582-1 chromosome 15, T2T-MFA8v1.1.
GCTTACCGAAGGGCGGAGGGtgggaggatcaggaaaaataactactggatactaggcttaatacctggatgatgaaataatctgtacaacaaatccccaagacacacgtttacctatgtaacaagcctgcacatcctgcacatgtacccctgaacttaaaacaaaagttaaacaacaacaaaaaaccaaaataaaagagTATACCAATATAGTCATCATTTTGGTAAGCTTTCTTCTTTCATCACAATAAGCATACATCAGAAATCTTCCATCAAGCAGGTACAGCCACAAATTTTCACTGTCTTGTCTCACACTTCTATCAATTCAGTGCCATAATTCAGTCCACAGggatttttattatcttattccCCATGACTACAAGTTGGTCCACTCTCCACTGATGGAACTTGGTAAAGCAGAAATTGCAGGTATTCCAGGTCCCTTATTAAGATTTCCAGAGTGGGAAATAAAACACGTGAAAATTTTGGGAGCCTACTACCTTAGTAACATTCCTGGGGATCCAACATGCTGTGGCAAGTAATATATCTCCTCTGAAGTTAGAGTCAATATGCATTTCCAGTAAAAAACAGGCACAATGTGACTCCGGGAATGGCTATTGGTCTGGTTGGGTGTGAATACAGCAAGGTTCTGGTATTTATTACAAGATAGTATATTGGAAGTTCATAACACATAATGGCAAAATGATTGCTTATTAATCACCTGTGGATGTTAAGTCAGTTTTTTTCCTCAACTATCTCATTATTTGCACAACAGTTTCATAAATTCAGGGGTCACGGTGGCACAGGTTTGTGATTATGCATAGATTTGACAGTGTAGACTTTCCCCATCAAGGATGTTCTAGTATCCTAATCCAGTTTAGCCACTGAACACCTAATTTGCCAGTAGCAAAAAACATCAAAATCTCACTATGGCACAATGCACTGCAGAGATGAGCCAGCCATCAAGTAGCAGGTTGATTACCTTGGCCCCACTTCATCTCAGAGGGACTGGTAATTCTCACTTGAACCAGCCCACTTTAGATGTGGAAGTGCCCTCCCTCCTTGCCATGCTTCTAATCAGTAATACATCTGTAGTCTTACTAAATGAATTATTCACCATACCACATTATTTTTTGACCCAGAAACTCAttttacagcaaaagaaatgcaGACTGTAGGGTTCATGAAATTCACTGTTCTCATAACGAACATCACTACCCAGAAGCAGGTTTTATAAAACGCTGAAGATACATAGCACCAGATGGGTTACAACACTTTGTgatatttggatattttcctACACAAAATTGCTTCTGAACAAGGCAGTCAGCTTACAGCAAAAGTGAAAGAACTGTTTCTCATTTACTAGGTTTCTCGTGGCTTCAAAGCAACCAACTTTCAGAGTGCCAGCTGGGTGAAAACACCTTGAGGAATGTTGTTTTACCAGATGCAGTACATGCTCTGAAAGAGCAATCAGTATGGTACTATTTTTCCTTCAACAGAAAAACATGGGCCTAGAAAGCAAGCACTGTAGGCGGGAGTGGCAATTCACATATCACAACTAAGATTCATGTGCAAATTTTTTGCCTTCTATCCTTATGACTCAAGGCTCTGCTCATTTCAAGATTTTACTATCTGTCCAAGGGAGGCctgtgtattcattttttttctattataaataatacacatTGATGATATGTAGAAAAACTTCGTCTTTATTTCTTCAGGTACTGTTCTTTTAGTTAAATacagtcttttttctttatttaaaatgaaaagtatgaGCAAAGTGAATGTTTTATGAATAAATTACATAAaaggaagggaaaacattgaaagtaatatttattgTATTGACATAATTGAAGCATAAACGAAATTCAAAAAATTCTGAGTAAATAAACACCAATAGGAAAAAGATTtcaaaatgccatttaaaaagttcatgaatatattacaaataaaaacctTGTTTACTAAATTAACATActacttggaattttttttaaaaagtttttactttggaattaaaaaaaaagttttaaacctTAACTCCTAACAGTTCCTAGTAGCATTTTCATGCCAGCGGTATCATGCTGCCTATAATTCTCAGAACACACCATGCTGTTTCCTAACTGCCCGTCTCATGCTGTTGCTGTTGGCTTGCCTCCCTTATACATGAAAAACTCTTATCTGTTCCTCAAAATCAAGCTCAGATGCTGGCTTCTCTGGGAAGCCTTCACTTGTATCAAACCCCCTCTTACCCTTTTTCCCCAATAGAAAAAGCCtatttttcagttctttatatatacatttctatTACTATATTTATCTGAGTAACAGTTCAAGGATCTGCCTGAATTATAAAGCATCATatccaaaacctgaaaaaaaatgaataatctttTAATCATAAGATAATCAGATTCCAAAGaagcaaagaggagaaagaaaaaagcaaagactaGTTGGGAAATGGAAAGAGGCTATGGAATACATAAAGTTGTCTTAGAAGGTAGTACTATATAATAATACTTTTGCTTGTCTTTACCATTTGGTAGGCTCTgtcaattaattttatttataaccaaaaaaaattctaaaacaagaTCTACACAGCTGTGCCAGAAGTAGCTACAAAATTGGAGTTTGCTACTTTTCTTTTTGGCTCTCTTTTTATAAGTCCGTTTTTTGCACATGTACATATGATACTAAACATTACAAAGAAGGAAACCCAAGTAGTAGACTTACCAAAATGTCTGATTTTTTGCTCATATTTTTGCATAAATGATTCTGATTTATCTTCAtcctctgtgtcttttcttttatcttgattaataaaactctaagaaaaaattttagaaatttaaatcagattttaaatTCTAATTGAATCTTCTTTCTCAGATACTGAATACCTAGCAATTCTTCCTGTAGACAATATTTGTGGTATAGTATCATACTGATATTACATGATTAAATTCATctgttaaactatttttaaaaattaaaattttcttgtatGGGAGtcttattaattttgtttaaaatgatatatgaggccgggtgtgggggctcacgcctgtaatcccagcactttgggaggccgaggcgggcggatcacgaagtcaggagttggagatcagcctggccaacatactgaaaccccgtctctactaaaaatacaaaaaatagctgggcgtggtggcgggtgcctgtaatcccagctactcgggaagctgaggcaggagaatggcgcggatccaggaggcagaggttgtagtgagctgagatcacgccattgcactctagccgggcaacagagcaagactctgtctcacaaaaaaatacatatgatatatGTGTGGATATAGGTTTATCTTAGAAATCATGCAGAAAAACAACTGAATTACCCTTTTTGGTAAGCTGAATTTCCCAATTAAAAGCAGGTATAGAAACATCctttatattttacatgaatAATTTACTTGTGCATTATTTAATTCCTGTAAGTATTTGCAACTCTTGCCTAATCTTTCGAGTTCTTGctggaaataaactcagaaattCAAAGCACATAAACTATATTTACTATAAATTCTTTATTAAGACATAAACCAGAAATAGACCGTTGTTGTTGcgtgtcttttttttgtttttttgagatggggtcttgctctgtcacccaggctggagtacagtggcacaatcataactcactgcagcctcaacctcttggagtcaagtgatcctcccaccttagcctccagagtagctgggactataggcgtgagccaccatactcagataatttttaaattttttgtagagacgaggtctggctatgttgcccaggctggtcttcaactccttgGTTCACGCAATCCcttcaccttggccttccaacgtgctggtattataggcatgagccactgtgcttggccctttGTTGCATTTCTAATAAACTTCTTAGAAGAGACCaaacagtttgatttttaaagtcaaGTACAAATTTCTATTAAGGAAGTACTTATTTTCAGTTAAATAAGTCATAAAATATACCAAGAATAAAGTTTGTATCTAGCTAGAAAAACTGGCAGAAGTTTCCTAGAACATTCTGTGAACGTATTTATACCCTGTTATCATCactgccaaaaataaaaactgcaaactAGATGACTGCCAGTTTATAATCAGGAAGCACTCAAAagtttacatatttcaaaataaaagattttttctttatacagtctgcCATCTAgaccagcactgtccaatagaaatacaatCCAAGTTGCAAATGTAATTTAAAGTTTTCTATTAGCCacgttaaaaagcaaaaagaaacagatgacattaataaattatttatcctAACATATCCAACCTATTATTTCAACACGTAGGcaatacaaaacaattattaatattttactttttttggcaCTAAGTCATTGGAATCcggtgtgtattttacacttacagcacatctcaattcagactagacacatttcaagcactcaatagcacatgtggctagtggctatcaaATTGGATAGTGCAGATCTAGATCAGTCCTCTCAAGTCTCAAGCTCCCAGACAAAACCAGTGTAGGACTTTGAGCAAATGACTGGAACATAAAGATAGTCCTAATTAATTTGTGAGATAAATGTAGGCTATCTTAGAACCtaagtttaaagaaataattaaaagcaacaacaaaatgaaaatattttttttgtgaCCACTGTGTTAAAGAAGAGACAtctcttgcagtgagccgagatcacgccactgcactccagcctgggagacactgcgagactccgtctcaaaaaaaaaaaaaaaaaaaaaaaaacaaaaaaaaaaaccgaagAGACATCAACTttacaaaacaagaaatattaCTTTGAACATTTCTGGAACCTTCtggaagaaaaaagttattttaaatagttttgggATATAAATGCAGAACAGAAAATAACACTTAAGATGTACCCCTTAAAACAATATATACAGATATAGCAAATGACTCAGATAAAGAATGATCCCATTGTGGAGGGGGAGAAAAAGTATATGTAAATTAGTAGAGGCACAGAGAAAGATATGACTCACTGTTAAAGTACTGATAGGGCTAGTGGCGAGGTGTGTTACTGACTGCTGTAGCAGAACTAGAGCTGGTCCAGGGAAAGGCAATTTAAAAAGCTCATGAGAGTAGGTGAAAGCAGATGCCAAGGGGACAATTAACAAGTAGGTTATGTGCTGAGAAGTCTAGAAAATAATGATGGTTAAAGATAAGGTTCATTGTGGACTTAGACAAGAATGAGCAGTCTCTCCCTGAAACTTGAGGGTGAAGTACAAATATAAAGAAGTATCACTTTACAAATTAGTAGAAAATGACTGAATTTCATTGCCCCATAGGTTACAGACTAAagatttaaatacttttttcctaGGTTCTACATTTCATATATTCAAAGGATTGTGGACTACACAAATGTAtctatttgttaaaattttacacttaagatttgtgcatCTCAAAGTATATAAATCTTAcccaaaaattaaacaaaaaataacaataaaatgcaGGAATGGGTGTAGGGGAAGGTACAGATGAAATGAAAATGGCAGAATGATGACAGTCATTGATGTGGACTGTGGGGTTTATCTGTTCACTTTGTGTATGTTGAAATTTTCCACGATGAAAGGGCTGAAAACAGGTCTAAAGTCCAAATTCACTCCTAGATGATACATCCATGGGCTAATTAAGGAAAATGACGACACTTGAAGGCCTCTTTCTCCCTATTCTCTGCATGTTTCAGGCCTAAAGAACACTCATAGTGGATAACATACAAAATCTACCTTTGTGGTAAAGCTAAAAGCTTTCAGCTCTGTGAACTGTGTTTCCTTCAGCCATTATGGGAtagtgaaaaaaatgaacaccAAAATATCTGTATCCATCAGCATGTTCATAGACTTCTTTATAAATGGTTCTCCAAAATAAGGCTTAATACAaactacaatttttctttttctgagacggggtctcactgttgcccaggctggagtgtagtggcgcaatctcggctcactgcaatctctacctcctgggttcaagtaatcctcgagcctcagcctcctaagtagctgggactacgggcactacaggtacatgccaccatactcagctaatttttgtattttctgtagagacgggatttcatcatgtcacccaaactggttttgaactcctggacttaagtgatctgcctgtcttggcctcccaaagtgctgggattacaggcgtggacatctaagcctggcctatttttcaataaatatcattttattccACATTTAAAACACTAGTTCATGAAGTTTTGCCTTTTATCCCCTTTTCATGCATCTGAAAATTAATCTCTAGAAACTCTAGTTTTCAAATGGAAAACTGAGGTATTAAACCCTGAAGTTTGAAAAACATGGGATTTTAAAAGTCTAAACCTTCATTCTTAAAGGCACTGAATAAAGGATATTCAACACTTCTCATTATCTTATCTCTCCATCCCAGTCAGTAATTTCTCACATTTAACCCACCACTAAGTTATTAAGTCACTCTACTTAGTTTTCTACTTAGTtgattcatttataaaaataaggtaGTTGTATTAAAGGAACTCTAAAGTAGTGATAATCAATGTAGGGGGTACAAAATATGAGATGTGGAGGAAAATATTTCACAACTGATCTATTTTCCCATCGTTATAAATATCAAATTTTTGTGAATGTTTTTTAATACATGTAATATTTGTTCGGcagtacatttatataaatatgtatttcagaCTGCTCAATTAACTGCCTGGAGTCTGCAGCTCTACAACAAAAGCTTTGAGACTTTCTGACTTTCATAACTTTTCAAGCACCTTTCATAAACTGTTAAAATTGAACACCGTTTATGGGATTCTGCTGCTTTGCTACCAAATACGCACAACTGGTTTGTACAAACacttcagtttttcttctttcattatgGCTCAATACAAGGTCATACCTTATTAAAAACATCCTTGCTAATGGCATCCATGCTCCACAGACACATCTTCTCTCTTTGTACTAGAGCTTCTTCTTTCTGTCGCCACTCTTCTTCCCGTTGCCTCAGTTCTGATACTGCTGTTTGTGCTTTGGCATGCTCCTGATCCAAGGACTCAGAATTATGCAGTGCTAAGCTACCAAGTTTCTGTTGAGCTTCAGCAAGATTCCACTTGCACGCCACAGAGCTCTTTACAAACTCTTTCTGCTTTTGGCAAGCCAATTCAATTCCATGGCTATACATCTGGATAAAAACAATATTtgtaagaaatgaagaaagcaatgGATGTTTGTGCAGcacagttcatttttttttaattcaaaggaTTTCTGTACAATATTTTGGAATATAGTATATCCTGTGTTCTAGGTCTGCAGTCATGTTTTTATATCTTAGTCCTTGTTTCATCAACTAAATTCTAAACTGCTTTGTTAATTTATGTCTATCCCCTGACAACTAACAGCAACAAAAAGCCTGGCAACTATCACAGTGTCTTGCATAAAGCTAGTGCTTAACAAACATTTAATTAAGTCTTCATAATCCTGAACAAGCAGAATAACGAGAACAAAGCTTAAATCTAGTTCATCACTTCAATACTCAACTTGCTGACAACCAGGCCTTTATAATTTTGTTCTCCAAATTCTTCACTACAAAAAAACCTCCTTTTATCTAGAAGTAATCATTTCTtggtttctattttctatctGTATTTTTCTAATCCTTGGTGATTTGAGAAGTTCTTATTGgatatttctatttatatctatttCTGATTATATCAGACAGACATCCTTTAATTTATTCCTAATCAAAATAGGCAaagttatatatctatatctatctatctatctatattttgagatggagtctcgctctgtcaccaggctagagtgcaaaggtacgatctcagttcactgcaacctctgcctccggggtttacatgattttcctgcctcagcctcccaagtacctgggactacaggcacatgccaccacgcccaggtaatttttgtatttttagtagaggcagggtttcaccatgttggccaggatggtctcgatctcttgaccttgtgatctgtccaccttggcctcccaaagtgctggaattacaggcgtgagccactgcacccagccgcaaAGTTACATTTCTTAAAAGTAGCAATGGTCCACCCTGCTGACTGTACTAGTCAAAAGCAGTAGTAAttagttttaatatttacttaattACTACATGTAAAATACTGTGATAGAGATTCAATTCCCTATATTCCTTGGCTCTataaaacaaaagctgaaggcaCATTCTTTATGACTTCTTAGTCAAATGTAGATCAACTTCAGAATAATTTCTCTCCAATCTATTCCCGTATCTTCATCACTATTCAAGCCCTTAGAATCTCACATGTGAATTATACAAATGCTGACTCTCTTATCTCAAGCCATTCTCCACTCCACTAGACTGGAGTGATCTTTCAAACAAATGAATCTgatcttttttttcattcttagcTTTGGGATAAAGGACATACTCTGTGGCATAGCCCTTCGTGGTGGCATAGCCCTTTGTGATATCATTTCCCATTACCTCTCCAGACTCAGTTCCAATTGCTCTTCTACTTGTTTGCTTATTCTTCCCTTTCCTACCCTTGTCCCTCACTTCAATTTGGCAATCCTCTTTCTTCGAGGTAACTCCTACGGAAACTCCTATCTTCATCCAGATTCTGGCAGACCCTAAACTTTTTCTTACCCAGTCTCTCCCCACCCAAGTTATGTCTATTTCTATTGTGGTGTTTTTCATACAATATCATGCTTATTTGTTTACTGACTGGTGATGGTAAACAATTCTGAGGCAAGTAGCAACCAAGGACCCTACCTCTTAGCTGAGTCTTCAGGCAAACTCAGGTTTGTACTGGGACAAATGTGGACACTGTTGCTATTCAGATGTTTTATTTGCTCATTCAGCAGGTCTGGAGCCCAGGTACTATAAACAATGTCCCTAACTaaccaaataaaacatttatttttactttttgttatcTTAGAATAGGATCAAGAATAACTGTAGAGTAGCTATGCTTAAAACAGGgccaggaaaaggagaaaaattaagctataaaacttattttgtaaGAAAAGATATAAGAAATTTTGTATACAAAACTTCTTTTggctgggttcggtggctcacgcctgtaatcccagcactttgggaggccaaggtgggcagattacctgaggtcaggagttcgaaaccagcctggccaacatggcaaaaccccttctctactaaaaatatttttaaaattagctgggcatggccaggagcggtggctcacacctataatcccagcacttcgggaggccgaggcaggtggatcacgaaaaggagatcgagaccattttggataacatggtgaaaccctgtctctactaaaaatacaataaaattagccgggcatggtggcgggcgtctgtagtccagctacttgggaggctaaggcaggagaatggtgtgaacccgggaggcagaggttgcagtgagccgagactgcgccactgcactccagcctgggtgatacagtgagactccatctcaaaaaagaaaaaaaaaaaattagctgggtacggtggtgggcacctgtaatcccaactactcaggaggctgtagcaggaaaatcacttgagcctgggaggcagaggttgcggtaagccaatattgtgccattgcactccagcctgggcaacaccgcaaaacaccgtctcaaaaaaaaaaaaaaaaaaaaaaaaaggaaaaagaagacaatATATCAAGAAAAGTAATATGGTTATATGGATAAACAGAAATTATCttgcattttcaaattatttgggagtaaatattcttttctcaaatcaaacaattctaaaaataatttatgttttaattctcCACAAACTACCCAGACAACATTTGGTCATTTGGCAAACTATCCAACATGTATTCAGatgcttaaataaaatattaggtcACATTCTAATCCATGACCATACAGAACTTTTAGAAAGACATTAAACATGATCTGCCTTTACATTAATTGGATCTAAGAATTACATATCACATAATACATTAAGAAGTCTAGATCCCccttatttgataaaattaagcCAAAGCTGTTTTTTAggattataaaatgttaattaaacactttatttttttccaaacattCCAATCCAAAAATTTAAGTCTTAAAGCCAGCAAAACCAATAAGTAGGTCTGTAATAAACACATGAACTTAGAATTAATAATCAcgttgcaaattttttttttttttttttgagacagagtttcgctcttgttgcccaggctggagtgcaatggtgtgatctaggccacggcaatctctgcctccaacaattctcctgcctcagcctcctgagtagccaggatcacacacacccaccaccacacccagctgattctgtatgcaccaccacgcccggttaattttgtatttttagtggagacggggtttctccatgttgttcaggctggtctcgaattcccgacttcaggtgatccacccgcctcagcctcccaaagcgtgggattataggcgtaagccactgcacccgacccacTTTGCAAATTTTAATACCATTTAAAGGTAGTTTCAGACAAAGTTTTACAGTACTTCACAGGGTGGGCAGTGCAGTAGGTGGGAAAATATACTGGACTAGGAGTCATAAGTGGGTTCTAGTTTTAACCTGGCCACTAACTAGTTACACGGTCTCAGGGAAATCACTTTTAATGAGAGAGATAAGCTTACTCACTTCTAAAAATCTTTcagttaaacaaatttataagtgCACAAGTAAGAAATTAACATACAGATATTTCTCTAGATTACTTCTGTAATTCAACCACAATGCACTGTAATTCTTGACACCCTTTTTCCTCTTCATATGCCTTCCAAATTGACAATGGCACCTGCTGttcactctttttttcctccctaacACATCATATGCTTATAATACATTTTGTATATAAAGATGACACTGGTGATCCAAAATTAGTGGGTGACTAATGATGGACCCATCAACTCTCATTCTATCCTCCTAAAAAATGTCTTATAGTTCCCCAGTGACTAGCTGGCCAAAGTACAGACAGTGGTTATGAAACAGCATTTTTCTCTGTGTGAAGCCAACTAACTCTGTTAGCTGGGCATAAGACTGATAATCTCACGCTTACTGGCAAACAATTTAACTCATCCTCATTAACATCTAGCAAAATAAGTTGAGAGGAAAACTACTATTAAATCTGTTACACTCTTGGGAACCCCATTTTGCAAGGAGGCGACAGACACCTATGATCCATTGAATATATTAGTGTTTAGACTGTGATCCTGAAATATACTTCCAAAACACACAGGGATTCGGAGgagaaaaaaaacaggaaaaggtgATGCGAGTATGTAAGTATCCCCTAAGATAGGTCCCTGAAAAATCCTTAGTAGTATATCACATTTGGATACGTTTCAatggcaggaaggcaggaaagctGGATTGAAAACACAAGTAAATACCAGGAACCTAAGAGAAGTCTGAAGGAAAAGGCAAGTATATGCGTATATATTTTCACTGGAGAATGACGTGAAGCAAAACTAAACAGTAAGGCAAAGATGGTCACGCGAATGGGAGAGGTGTACGCCAGCGTCAAAAGCGAGGTTTGAAGAATTTACTCAGTTGTCAACATGGGTTGAAATCGCATGTGAAATCTTTGTGAGGACTAGGTGTGACGTTGAACTACAATCATTCACTGTTCCTATCAACTGTGCACAAGCATGCTAGAGCCTTTAACAGAATAAAGTGCTCCGGGAAAACCTCTCACAAGAGGACAAAGGGTCAATGTTACACCATGAGCCGCCCCAAATCTGGGTGCTGTCAGGAAGGGGAGATGGAGGAACGTCTTCCAAGGGTGAACAGCAATCAGCCAAGGTGAAAGAAAAGGTGTgcgtggaggtggaggttggtaATACATGGCCACCCCGTCTCCATCCGAAAATGCTATAAAAGGGGTGGGATGGCATCAGGCATCAGATCCCCGGGCCCCGGCAGTGAGGTGGGCGCAGAAAAAGGCTTAGAAGAGGGTCTGGGAGACGCGGCATTCCAGGGGTTTGGGGACAGCACCACTACATCCCTCGGCAGAACGCAGGCCCCCTCTCACCTGGGCGCCGCCGCCCGGCAGCTGCGGGCAGCGGGGAGAACTGGGGAACACGTCCAAGTCACTCTCTTCCTCAGCCTCACCCTCGGCCCGAGGGAGGCTCCAGGGTCCCGGAGGCGGCCACGGTTGCTCCATGTCCGGCTGCTCCGGGTCCTACAACCGCCCCCGGCCCTACAACTGCCACTGCCAACAGACTTGGCGTGAGTGGAACCTGCTGCGCCGAGCCAGAAGCCCAGCCGGGGGCCAGGGCCGTTACCCAGAATCCCTCTACTGGCCGCGATGCCGCTGCACACCCCGCGATAGCCTGGGCCTCGCCACCGGCGGACGGCGGAAGAAATAGTCGGCACGGTGCGTCACTTCCGGTTGGGGCGGGGCTGTGAAGGCGGGTCCCGGGCTC
It contains:
- the CDC37L1 gene encoding hsp90 co-chaperone Cdc37-like 1 isoform X2; the protein is MEQPWPPPGPWSLPRAEGEAEEESDLDVFPSSPRCPQLPGGGAQMYSHGIELACQKQKEFVKSSVACKWNLAEAQQKLGSLALHNSESLDQEHAKAQTAVSELRQREEEWRQKEEALVQREKMCLWSMDAISKDVFNKSFINQDKRKDTEDEDKSESFMQKYEQKIRHFGMLSRWDDSQRFLSDHPYLVCEETAKYLILWCFHLEAEKKGALMEQIAHQAVVMQFIMEMAKNCNVDPRGCFRLFFQKAKAEEEGYFEAFKNELEAFKSRVRLYSQSQSFHPMTLQNHVPHSGVGSIGLLESLPQMSKLKFIELK
- the CDC37L1 gene encoding hsp90 co-chaperone Cdc37-like 1 isoform X1, producing the protein MEQPWPPPGPWSLPRAEGEAEEESDLDVFPSSPRCPQLPGGGAQMYSHGIELACQKQKEFVKSSVACKWNLAEAQQKLGSLALHNSESLDQEHAKAQTAVSELRQREEEWRQKEEALVQREKMCLWSMDAISKDVFNKSFINQDKRKDTEDEDKSESFMQKYEQKIRHFGMLSRWDDSQRFLSDHPYLVCEETAKYLILWCFHLEAEKKGALMEQIAHQAVVMQFIMEMAKNCNVDPRGCFRLFFQKAKAEEEGYFEAFKNELEAFKSRVRLYSQSQSFHPMTLQNHVPHSGVGSIGLLESLPQNPDYLQYSINTALCSLNSVVHKEDDEPKMMDTV